The following proteins come from a genomic window of Thermomicrobiales bacterium:
- a CDS encoding cytochrome c biogenesis protein, with protein MRNATATSRQRAAGSDTGMRVLAAATILTLTVGLFMAFVYAPMDAVQGQAQRIFYVHVPMAWLAYLAFGVIFIGSIGYLWKRDMRWDQLARSGAELGFIFTTLVLITGSLWGRPIWNTFWTWDARLTTTLILWFIYLGYFMIRSYAGDAERGARYAAILGIIGAVDVPIIHLSVQWWRTLHPQPVVLNTSGTQLPNEMLWTLLVCFAGFTLLFVYLLVLKYRIEAARDRLADREMDALLAAPAAEPRRDLVRTAEVSGGSEE; from the coding sequence ATGAGGAATGCAACAGCCACGTCCAGGCAGCGCGCAGCGGGTTCAGATACCGGCATGCGGGTATTGGCGGCGGCTACGATTCTGACGCTCACCGTTGGCCTGTTTATGGCCTTTGTCTACGCGCCGATGGATGCGGTGCAGGGCCAGGCGCAGCGGATTTTCTACGTGCACGTGCCGATGGCGTGGCTCGCCTACCTCGCATTTGGCGTGATCTTTATCGGCAGCATCGGCTACCTCTGGAAGCGCGACATGCGCTGGGATCAGCTGGCTCGGTCGGGCGCAGAGCTTGGTTTCATCTTCACGACGCTGGTGCTGATCACCGGCTCGCTGTGGGGGCGTCCGATCTGGAATACGTTCTGGACGTGGGATGCCCGGCTTACGACAACGCTCATCCTCTGGTTCATCTATCTCGGTTATTTCATGATCCGCTCGTATGCGGGCGATGCCGAGCGCGGCGCGCGATATGCGGCAATTCTTGGGATCATCGGCGCTGTCGATGTGCCGATCATTCACCTGTCTGTGCAATGGTGGCGAACGTTGCATCCTCAGCCGGTAGTGCTCAACACGAGTGGCACGCAGCTGCCGAACGAGATGCTCTGGACCCTTCTGGTTTGCTTCGCCGGCTTCACGCTGCTGTTCGTCTACTTGCTGGTGTTGAAATACCGCATCGAGGCTGCCCGCGATCGGCTGGCTGATCGTGAGATGGATGCGCTGCTGGCAGCTCCTGCTGCGGAGCCTCGTCGGGATCTTGTTCGCACTGCCGAAGTTTCCGGCGGGTCGGAGGAGTAG
- the ccmA gene encoding heme ABC exporter ATP-binding protein CcmA, with translation MTEGPPPFELRHIAKRYGRRVVLRDINLTIEHGECVALLGANGAGKTTLLRTMATLSRPTRGAVVAFGMAAWEEREATRQRLGVVAHQPWLYPELTCSENLRFFGSMFKLNRLDDRIVATLERVGLGERQESAASTLSRGLLQRLNLGRAIIHEPEVLLLDEPDTGLDSAGREVLERIVLEQLADSGSVVLTTHAIELALRLATRVVVVAGGAIAVDAARAALTQGDVEAAIRGLALGEVG, from the coding sequence GTGACCGAGGGTCCGCCGCCGTTTGAGTTGCGCCACATCGCAAAACGGTATGGTCGACGGGTCGTTCTGCGCGATATCAATCTGACAATTGAGCATGGGGAGTGCGTCGCCTTGCTGGGTGCGAACGGTGCCGGCAAGACGACGTTGCTGCGCACGATGGCGACGCTCAGTCGTCCGACGCGCGGGGCCGTGGTGGCGTTCGGGATGGCAGCCTGGGAAGAACGCGAGGCAACGCGGCAGCGGCTCGGCGTTGTCGCGCATCAGCCGTGGCTCTACCCGGAACTGACCTGCAGCGAGAACCTGCGATTTTTCGGGTCGATGTTCAAGTTGAACCGGCTGGATGATCGCATCGTGGCGACGCTGGAGCGCGTCGGGCTGGGCGAGCGGCAGGAGAGTGCTGCGAGCACGCTCTCGCGTGGGCTGCTGCAGCGGCTGAATCTGGGGCGCGCAATCATCCACGAGCCGGAGGTGCTGCTGCTGGACGAGCCGGACACCGGCCTGGACAGCGCCGGACGCGAGGTGCTGGAGCGCATCGTTCTGGAGCAACTCGCAGATAGCGGAAGCGTGGTGTTGACGACGCACGCGATCGAGTTGGCGTTGCGATTGGCGACGCGGGTGGTTGTCGTGGCGGGTGGCGCGATTGCCGTCGATGCTGCAAGGGCGGCGCTGACGCAGGGGGACGTTGAGGCTGCGATCCGCGGGCTGGCGCTCGGGGAGGTCGGCTGA
- a CDS encoding heme exporter protein CcmB, which yields MQRVWMLVWKDLVVEARGREFLGAMLVFALITIVTLNFAFDLTGAGKEASGSGGLWIAYLFAGMLGLGRSIAVERDRGTLEGLTLCPVDGGSIFLGKLISNLLFVLAVQLVTLPVFAALYDLPALRPMVFAIAFIGALGLSGLGTLFSALAAGSRSREILMPLLLFPLAIPVVIGCVRATTLVFEGNLSDAWPWFNLLTAFDAIFVAISYVVFDYVLEE from the coding sequence ATGCAGCGCGTATGGATGCTGGTCTGGAAGGACCTGGTGGTCGAGGCCCGCGGGCGCGAGTTCCTCGGCGCGATGCTGGTGTTTGCGCTAATCACGATCGTGACGCTGAACTTCGCGTTCGATCTGACAGGCGCGGGCAAAGAGGCCAGCGGATCGGGCGGATTGTGGATCGCGTACCTGTTCGCCGGAATGCTCGGGCTGGGGCGCTCAATCGCGGTCGAGCGCGACCGGGGGACGCTGGAAGGGCTGACGCTCTGCCCGGTTGATGGCGGCTCGATCTTCCTTGGCAAACTGATCTCAAACCTGCTGTTTGTGCTGGCCGTCCAGCTTGTGACGCTGCCGGTGTTTGCGGCGCTCTACGATTTGCCGGCCTTACGACCGATGGTCTTCGCCATCGCGTTTATCGGCGCACTCGGGCTGTCCGGCTTGGGGACGCTCTTCTCGGCGCTGGCGGCTGGCAGCCGGTCGCGCGAGATCCTGATGCCGCTGCTGCTCTTTCCGCTGGCTATTCCGGTTGTGATCGGCTGCGTCCGCGCGACGACCCTTGTGTTCGAGGGAAATCTCTCGGACGCATGGCCGTGGTTTAATCTACTGACGGCGTTTGACGCGATCTTCGTCGCGATCTCCTACGTCGTCTTCGACTATGTGCTCGAGGAATGA
- a CDS encoding CcmD family protein encodes MDDNLGYLFAAFAVTWLAIAGYLLYLGQQVKALRDEIDALDDDR; translated from the coding sequence ATGGACGACAACCTCGGTTATCTATTCGCTGCGTTCGCCGTGACCTGGCTGGCCATCGCGGGCTACTTGCTCTACCTTGGACAGCAGGTGAAGGCGCTGCGCGACGAGATCGACGCGCTGGACGACGATCGATGA
- a CDS encoding cytochrome c-type biogenesis protein CcmH, giving the protein MKPLFRVAGVLAVVLFALLGVTTASAEDMYSQRTIKLASELHCPICAGESVAASQTELARQIRGIIEEKVQAGESDQEIKDYFVARYGQSILFDPPKSGFRLGLWWMPVVVVAVGVLVVVSFVRERTKTPRPMVQDRALDDDAELEAIAREVLGDAPDDGRTRV; this is encoded by the coding sequence GTGAAGCCCCTGTTTAGAGTAGCCGGCGTGCTGGCGGTCGTACTTTTCGCCCTGCTGGGCGTGACGACAGCCAGCGCCGAGGACATGTACAGCCAGCGAACGATCAAGCTGGCTAGCGAGTTGCACTGCCCGATTTGTGCCGGTGAGTCGGTGGCGGCCAGCCAGACGGAACTGGCGCGACAAATTCGCGGAATCATCGAAGAGAAAGTGCAGGCGGGTGAGTCCGATCAGGAGATCAAGGACTACTTTGTCGCGCGCTACGGGCAGTCGATTCTGTTTGATCCGCCGAAGTCAGGCTTTCGCCTGGGGCTGTGGTGGATGCCAGTGGTAGTTGTCGCGGTCGGCGTGCTGGTCGTCGTGTCGTTCGTGCGCGAGCGGACGAAAACTCCGCGACCGATGGTTCAGGATCGGGCGCTGGACGATGATGCTGAGCTGGAAGCGATCGCGCGCGAAGTTCTTGGCGATGCGCCCGACGATGGACGGACTCGTGTATGA